A segment of the Panicum hallii strain FIL2 chromosome 1, PHallii_v3.1, whole genome shotgun sequence genome:
CACAGGGTCTCAAAACTGGAGATATAGCCATGGTCATTGGAACACACAGCTTAATTGCTGATAAAACTGATTTTTCAGCTTTACGTATCTCTGTTATAGATGAACAGCAGCGCTTTGGAGTTGTACAGAGAGGCAGGTTTAATAGTAAGGTAAATTGCTGAGAATTTGCTCTTCACGTTGAATGTTAACCATGCATTTCCTTTCTGTATGTTATTTTGTTCAAGTACTGGCATGAAAACTGTAATCTTTGGTGGACTTAGGGAGAAGTTTCTTGATTAAGAAGTAGGCTTACTAGGATTCTCATGTGTACTTTTATACCTTATTTGATGCCTTGATGGATACATGTTCTGGTCTTTGGGTATTGTGAACGTGCATTTATTGTTACCATCATTTGTCAAAATCAAAATCTTACCGTTGATTAGTTAAGGGTTGATTTATGCCTTTCAGTTTTCGTTTATAGTTGAACAACATTAAGTTTTGTTTACTAAGCCAAATTGCTTCATCTTATTACAGCTATATACTTCTTCATCGAAGTTGAGTGATGAAAATGCAAGTTCAGATGAGGCTTCTGATTCTGAAACATTTATGGCTCCCCATGTTCTTGCGATGTCAGCTACTCCAATTCCAAGAACATTGGCACTCGCTTTATATGGTGATATGTCTCTTACTCAGGTATGCTGCTGCAGATATGTTAAGTTTTCCACGCAACTTGTTCTTGCCCAACATATAGGAAATTGGATGTTATTATCTGGAGTACATAGGGTACCATGTTAGAATAAACATAAAGCTGGTAATTCGAGACAAATACAAATATATTATTAAAAAATTAGCTGCCAACTCTGTCCACATCCAGACCGCTGGGGCCTGCTACTTCAAAACTTAAAAAATCAGACCTAGAAGTTCATATGCAAAAGCTGGTTTACTGCAGCTAGTAAATTTCATGTTCGAAGGTATTACTGATTTTCGCAATTGACACCTGCTTTTCTTATAGATCATGGACTTGCCTCCAGGTAGGCAGCCTATAGAAACCCTTGCTCTTGAAGGCAATGATGCAGGGTTCAAAACTGTTTTCCAGGTGATGACATGATTTTGCCTTTTGTTTCTTCTGTTGGATCTAAATCTTTTGTTTGTTCTGTGTCTTAGTTGTATGTAGATGCAGTCAGCTCTGTCTTTCTTATATTTTTCATTTCAATTTTACGGTCTGCAGATGATGAGGGATGAGCTGATAGATGGGGGCAAGGTATACCTTGTGTATCCTATCATAGATGagtcagagcatctgccacaacttCGTGCCGCAACAGCTGAATTTGATTCCATAAAAGAAAAATTCGAAGGCTATCCCTGTGGGCTGTTGCATGGCCGCATGAGGAGCGATGAGAAGGATGAAGCTCTCAGCAGTTTTAGGAGCGGAGAAACACGCATTCTCCTATCGACACAAGTGATTGAGATTGGGGTCGATGTTCCTGATGCTTCCATGATGGTTGTCATGAATGCCGAGAGATTTGGAATTGCTCAGCTGCACCAGCTGCGAGGGAGAGTAGGACGCGGTGAAAGGAAATCCAGATGCATATTCCTGGCTTCCACTCCAAGCACGCTGCCAAGGCTCAAGGTGCTCGAGAAGTCAGCTGATGGGTTTTACCTAGCTAACGCAGACCTGCTGTTGCGTGGCCCTGGGAATCTACTTGGCAAAAAACAGTCTGGCCATCTTCCAGAGTTTCCAATTGCTAGATTGGAGATCGATGGTGGTATTCTTCAAGAGGCACATCATGCTGCATTGGTAAGTTCTTCCCGTGAAGGCGTGAACTTTCTAAAAAGAATTATTCTGTAAACGTATTCCTGCTCATACTGAATAGCTGTACTGTTAACATATTTCTTTGGGGCTACATTGCAGAAAGTGTTGGCTGCAAGCAACGATCTAGCACTGTATCCACGTCTGAAGGTGGAGCTCAGCATGAGGCAGCCATTGTGCATTCTTGGAGATTGACCTGTGCAACCGTGAGAGGTGATTTAAAGAGGAGACATACTCTAGTGCAGCCTTAGTTTGCATGTAGATATAGTACTGCTCGCATTGTTGGCAAAGCTGGCATGCCATCTGGTGAGCAAAGGCGTGCACTGTGTATGGTTGGCTATTGCTAATGGCAAAATCAATGTTTTTCTCTTTGGAAAATTGCCCCTACTGCTTCCCTAAGGCCGAAATGTGCAAATTCCAGTTCCAGTTAGTCCTTGAAGTTGTTCAGCGGTGTTATGTGGGTCCAACTCTTAAAATGCACATGTAGGCCTCTAAGGTTAAGTATGTCACTCGAGGACCAAATCACCATTATCAACACAAATTTAATCTAAGGTTAAGCATGCAAAAACACCTGGTATGCACTAGAGGAATAAATATAATttagtattttttttctttcatgTGAACGGCCCTATCTTGAAGCCAGTTCAAGTTAGGAGGAAAGGAGTAGAGCATGGGACATTTCCGGCTCTATGTGAAAGTAAAGTTTTATACATGTAGTTACTTGTTGATTATGGTGATTTTAACCACAAGTGACACGTTTAACAAGTTTATGGAACTACATGTGCACTTTAATAGTACTTCCTTAGCAGGATAAAGTTTAAGGACTTCTATTACATGTCACTCTTAAGTCGACCTGACCAATGGACTGAAAGAGAAAGGATCTTTAGATAGTTTGATTGAAATTTAGTGTACTTCCGTTCAAAATAACAAGAGGAAGAAAACACAGTGCAATAGTGCATGGAATGCAGCATGATTTGCTGCGAAGGTTTGACCGTTGACGATCCCCGACGCCTCGTAGTGAGGTGAGCACTCTTGAGTCTTCCCTAGTCTTCCACTTGCAGGCCGCAGTAAAGCCATGGTCCGCTTGTCAGTGACTTCGAGGAACCGTACTGAGTAGCTTGGCGCCTCTGAGAACCACCTCTCGCGCGTCCAACGCACCGTGCTCACCATGGCATGCCACGTGGAGACTTTTCCACGTGGCCTCTTTTTATTGGGTCGATGACTCAATTCGCGCCGGTCCTGCTGCGTTCTATTTCTGGAAACTTTACACATGCACCCTTGCTAACTTACTTATTTGCTCAAGAAGCCTTGGCAGCACTATCCTTGTGAAGCGGCAGAGATTATATTGCAGAAATCTGAAAACATACAGCGGCCCATAGACAAAATCTCTATTTGCAAGAAAGAACAAAGAAGTCGAAAATTTTGGAATCGGAAAAATATAACACGCCCTTTCCACCTCTCTCTCGTCCTCGAGATCGTTCTCCCTCCTCCGCTCCCCCTCCCCCGCGTGCTTCTCCAGCCACTCCGCACTCCAGATCTCCGAACCCTAACCCCTCCCACATGCCATTGCACTGAGCAGTAGCCGGTAGCGGTAGCCACACGCCATGGCGCAGCCCCGCACCTGGGGGATCCTCCTCGCCGTCCTCGTCGCTGCGGCCGTCGCCGTACCGCTGGCGACCGCGGCGGTGGCGAGCATCGACCTGGGCTCCGAGTGGCTCAAGGTCGCTGCCGTGCACCTCGCCCCGGGCCGCGTGCCGATCGCCGTCGCCATCAACGAGATGTCCAAGCGCAAGTCCCCGGCCCTCGCCGCGCTCGCCGACGGCAACCGCCTCGCGGGCGAGGAGGCGGCCGGAATCACGGCGCGGCACCCGTCCAAGGTGTTCGCCCGCGCGCGGGACCTCCTCGCCAAGCCCTTCCCCTACGTGCAGTCCTTCGCGGAGTCGCACTTCCTCCCATACGACCTCGTCCCcgacgcgcgcggcgccgccgcggtcCGCGGCGACGATGGGCAGGTGTACTCCGTTGAGGAGATCGTCGCGATGGTGCTCCACTACGCCGCGGGGCTCGCCGATGCGCAGGTCGGGGCGCCCGTGCGGGACGCGGTGGTCGCCGTGCCACCCTACTTCGGGCAGGCCGAGCGCCGGGCGCTGACGCAGGCCGCACAGCTGGCTGGAATCAATGTGCTCGCTCTTATCAACGAGCACGCTGGGGCAGCGCTTCAGTACGGGATTGATAAGGACTTCTCCAACGCGTCGCGGCATGTCATCTTTTACGATATGGGCGCCGGTAGCACCTACGCCGCGCTGGTGTACTACTCGGCCTACAACGCCAAGGAGTACGGGAAGACAGTGTCTGTTAACCAGTTCCAGGTAAACTCCTCTTCGAGCATCTCCAAGAGCTGTTCAATTGCACTTCTCTTAGATGTCAGCTGGCATTCCTTCGTGGACTGTCTGGTACTTGTGATTTCTCATGGTTAGAATGATACAGTAGATCTGAAGAAAATACGATCTTTTTAGCTGCGCTGCTATGATGAGATGATGACTTAAAAATATATCGCTGGCTGACTCTAATTATCTGCAGGTTAAGGATGTTAGATGGAATTCCAAACTTGGAGGTGTCGAAATGGAAATGCGCCTGGTCAACTATTTTACCAATCAATTCAATAAGCAGCTTGGTAATGGAGTTGATATCCGTCAGTCCCCCAAGGCAATGGCTAAGATGAAGAAGCAAGTTAAGCGCACCAAAGAAATTCTGAGTGCAAACACGGCTGCTCCGATTTCAGTTGAATCTTTGTATAACGATGTCGATTTCAGGTTCTTCACTGCTCTCTCTTATATACTATGGATGCATAACATTTTAGTCAGGACATATGGACGCAATATGTAAAACAGATTAAAAAAAGCTTGACCAACTAGGAGAAACTAGGTGCACTGTAAATAAGAAGAAATAGGAAGTAGGAACCTAAATTATAGTTGACTTGAACTTGGGTGGTGTAGCTGTGCACCAACACCTTGAACCAACTGAGCTAGGCTCAGTTCCAAATATTGAAAAATAATTCATTGTCCAACCTTATTTTTCAGGCTACTATTAGTATTAGTCCAAAAAGTATGAAGTCATGTTTCTTTTAACTAAAACTTCTGCACAATGTGGCCTGGGGCAAGCCTTTGTTTGGATTAGCGTGAACGCCGGGTCTCTTTGTTTGTCAAGTGTCTTGACACGTGTCAGATTGAATTTGAttatttttctttccttttgaaGCACAATAATACAATTTCATTTAAATAAAAATTGTTTGAGTTGCAAACAAGTGCTGTTTATGGGTTTGCACCATTTGGGCCGGTAGTTCCTACTCCACTAAAAGTGTCATGTCCGCTGTTGAACTTGTTTTTTATAGGGAGACTTAAACTTTATACTGTGGAACCCACTTTCTTCAGTTTACTGCTTATATTTTGTTATACAATAGTTGAGATTTTTCACAGCTCATGCTTTCAGCTTTCCTCAGTTTAGTCCTTAGTGAATTGTTATCATGTGGTCTTAAATAACAATCGGAGCATTTTTCACTTCGTTGTCTACTGACCTAATGCAAGTTTGTTTGTTACAGGAGCACCATAACACGTGAGAAATTTGAAGAGCTTTGTGAAGATTTATGGGAACAAGCTCTAACTCCAGTTAAAGAAGTGCTCGCACATTCTGACATGAAGATTGATGATATCTATGCTGTAGAACTCATAGGAGGTGCTACCCGGGTTCCGAAATTGCAGGTTAATAAATTTGTCTATCATTTTAGACTTCTACTTGAGCTCTGTTCTGCATTGCGGAggcttttaaaaaaattaaagagCCTATTCTTTTTGATGTTTGGATATTGGAGTTAGTTAGAAGCATATTCTTAATGTCAGTAAGTATTCCCGTAGCAAACTAGATTCTTGCAGTGCAACCGTCCACCGACAAACTTTCCCTTAATGCAAGGGGCTGTATTGGGATTCGGCATAGCTGCACTCTTGATCATTTTCACAAATCCTCTTCTCCCTAGAAATTAATCTAGTAACACGGTTACATGCATGCAGACATGAATATTTGCCTGCTTTTTTAATTTTACCTTCTTTTTTAAATAAGAATTTTCATCATATAATTGTTAATTGTTTTGTATGTCTCCTATTTGTTGTGACCTCAAAGGGGTTGTAAACCATTGTTGTCACACATGTAGGACTTCATTATGTTTTCCATATAATTCTATTTATGCAATAATTATATCTTCCATCATTCCATATGACTTTACATTTTGTCTCATAACAACAATATTATTCTCCTACTACAGGCCAAGCTGCAAGAGTTTCTGGGTCGGCGTGAACTGGATAAGCATCTTGATGCTGACGAAGCAATCGTTCTGGGCGCCTCACTGCATGCTGCTAACCTGAGTGACGGGATTAAGTTAAACCGTAAATTGGGTATGATTGATGGCTCTACGTATGCTTTCATGCTTGAAATAGATGGCCCCGATTATGTCAAGGATGAAAGCATTGATCAAATTCTGGTGCCAAGGATGAAGAAAATGCCAATAAAGGTTAGTAAATTAGTCATTCTCTTTTCTTCAAATTCTGGATGAACTGTTTCATCCTGTATTTGGAAAGATCTATATCTAAGGTAGCTTGATACTCCTTTGTTGTCTACAGATGTTTAGATCCATCAGACATACCAAGGACTTTGATGTCTCTCTCAACTATGACAAAGCTTACGAACTACCTCCAGGCATTCCATCACATAAGTTTGCAGAGTATTCAGTATCAGGCCTGACAGATGCCACCGAAAAGTAAGCATGCCAACTACTTCATTTATCCTCGATGTCTTGCTCATAAACAACTTAACAACCTCATCCAAATTCGTCCTTCAGTGGGAGCCATATGTGTTATTGCCATATTGATAATATCATCGAAACTTATAATAAATTAATGATATTTATTAAGGTAGTGTCATTTCTATCATGTCATTTGTACCCACTATATATAACTTAATGGCATAAACTTAATCATAATCCTTTTTTCAATCAGTTGTTCAAGCAGTAATACTATATGTAACTTCATTGCATGAACTTAGTCACTTTCCTTTTTCAATCAGGTATTCAAGCCGCAATTTATCGGCACCCATAAAAGCAAATATACATTTTTCTTTGAGTAGAAGCGGAATTGTTTCTCTTGATAGAGCAGAAGCAGTGATTGAGATAACTGAATGGGTGgaggttccaaagaagattttGACACTAGAGAGTAACAACACCAATCAGAATTCAACTTCTGAAGCAGGGGCAGCTACTAGTACACCAGATAGTAAGGATAATCTGAATTCTGATAGTGATGCTAATTCCAGCGCTCCCATTGATGAGAGTAATGCTCAAGAAACTATTACAGAGAAGGTGCTCAAGAAAAGAACATTTAGGGTCCCACTGAAGGTAAGCTATAGTTGCTCCATAGTTTGATGCTAATGTTGTCACAGCATTGTTTAATTTGTATGTCAATTATGTATAGGTTGTGGACAAAACAACTGGTGCTGGAACAATTCTGTCAAAGGAGTTGTATTCTGAAGCAAAAAATAGATTGGAGGCACTTGATAAGAAGGATGCTGAACGGAGAAAGACTGCTGAACTAAAAAATAACCTAGAATCATACATATACTCTATGAAGGAAAAGGTACCTTTTCTTTTTATCATTTCTTTCTTTAACTTTGCTGAAATTTCATAAAGAAGGTTCATTTGCCTCATTAATTTTGGCAATTGTTCCCCATAGTTTGGCGATCCCTCTATTTCTTTGTATAATATGTATAATATATAAAATTTTGTGAGGATGTGAATTAACTGAACCCCAAAGCTACCCTGATAGTCTTGATTTAATCTGTACAGACTAGGCAAATACAACAAAGTTGGACGTGTCATGATTACTCTTTGTTTCACATCTTATTTGTATATTGGCTGCCTGTTTACCATTTGATGATATATGACAGCTGGAAGAAAGCACAGATATTTTGACTGTCTCTACTGAACAAGAGAGGGAATCCTTTGCGGAGAAACTTAATGAGGTTACCTTTTTTTCGTTTTGCTTTTATTTTCAGTTTTTTTAGTACAAATCTTATCCTGAAGTTCTTTTATGACAATTGCAGGTGCAGGATTGGTTATATATGGACGGCGAAGATGCTCAAGCAAATGAATTCAAAGAACGCCTTGATCAACTTAAGGCCATTGGTGATCCGATTCTTTTCAGGTAATTATTTATTTACCCTCTTTAGTTCATGCATATGGATGAATGACTAAGATTGTTCATTTTGTCATTCTCCAGATTGAGTGAATTGAAAGCCCGACCAGCAGCCTGCGAAAATGCCCGAGTGTATCTTTCTGAGCTGCAAAAGGTACCGAAATAGAGAACCAAAAATGATTTTTTAACTACAACTGTTTATGCTATTTACAGCATGCATGAAGAGTTCCTTTTCAAGAAACAAGGCAGTTCATTCTGTTCATTATATAATATTAGCTCTGTTGAGTTTGTATAGTTCGAGCATGTTTACTAATGTTTTTCGGAGATTGTTGTTCAATATGGAACTTTGAGAAATATGGTGCAACTAAACACTGCCATGATCGAACAATTCGATACTGCAAGAAATTAAATAAATTTCCTTTTCTTGAATGTTCCCTAGCTGTCTTTCTTATGCTGCAGTCTTGTTTGATTCTCTCAAGTTATAATAGTTCTTAAGTAATATGCAGATCATGCTTCTCCAGCTGCTACATGCTTGTTTTATATTGCAAAATTAACTCAGATACATTGCAGCATAAGAAAGGTTAAAGATTTAATATACGAATTCTAGCAAAGAACCAAACCTTTGTTTTTCATCCGTTTTATGAatgttgtagaacttttcagtTTAACATTTTTAGACTGCTCAAGTGCATAGTTGATGTGTTACTCTTCTCAATTCTTGCAGATTGTCAagaactgggagacaaacaaaCCATGGCTTCCAAAAAAGAGAGTAGATGAGGTAAACCTGTGAGCCTAATGAAGTTGACTGATTTTGATTGATTTTGTGTAATGCTCATTTTTCTGGTCGTTGCTTATCTGATTCTAGGTTGTAAGTGAAGCGGAGAAAGTAAAAAGTTGGTTGGAGGAGAAGGAAACCCTGCAGAAAAGGTATGCTCGTTTGTGCCCGCTTCTTTCTTGAGTTCATAGTCTTTTAAGTGGCTAACTCCAGTTGGGCATTACAGTACCCCAGCTCACAGTCAACCTGCTTTCACATCTGAAGAAGTCGTTGACAAAATTCTGGACCTACAAGATAAGGTTAGTGTTTTTGTACAGCATCATATAGCCATATGCCCATATGCAGTTATGCACGCCTGTCAGCAACTGCTTCTCCAGGTAGTCAATATAACGGATAACCTTTCGTTATACAGGTTGCGAGTATTAATAGGATTCCTAAACCAAA
Coding sequences within it:
- the LOC112878806 gene encoding heat shock 70 kDa protein 17, with amino-acid sequence MAQPRTWGILLAVLVAAAVAVPLATAAVASIDLGSEWLKVAAVHLAPGRVPIAVAINEMSKRKSPALAALADGNRLAGEEAAGITARHPSKVFARARDLLAKPFPYVQSFAESHFLPYDLVPDARGAAAVRGDDGQVYSVEEIVAMVLHYAAGLADAQVGAPVRDAVVAVPPYFGQAERRALTQAAQLAGINVLALINEHAGAALQYGIDKDFSNASRHVIFYDMGAGSTYAALVYYSAYNAKEYGKTVSVNQFQVKDVRWNSKLGGVEMEMRLVNYFTNQFNKQLGNGVDIRQSPKAMAKMKKQVKRTKEILSANTAAPISVESLYNDVDFRSTITREKFEELCEDLWEQALTPVKEVLAHSDMKIDDIYAVELIGGATRVPKLQAKLQEFLGRRELDKHLDADEAIVLGASLHAANLSDGIKLNRKLGMIDGSTYAFMLEIDGPDYVKDESIDQILVPRMKKMPIKMFRSIRHTKDFDVSLNYDKAYELPPGIPSHKFAEYSVSGLTDATEKYSSRNLSAPIKANIHFSLSRSGIVSLDRAEAVIEITEWVEVPKKILTLESNNTNQNSTSEAGAATSTPDSKDNLNSDSDANSSAPIDESNAQETITEKVLKKRTFRVPLKVVDKTTGAGTILSKELYSEAKNRLEALDKKDAERRKTAELKNNLESYIYSMKEKLEESTDILTVSTEQERESFAEKLNEVQDWLYMDGEDAQANEFKERLDQLKAIGDPILFRLSELKARPAACENARVYLSELQKIVKNWETNKPWLPKKRVDEVVSEAEKVKSWLEEKETLQKSTPAHSQPAFTSEEVVDKILDLQDKVASINRIPKPKPKIEKKPAKEEEPANKEKTASSESASSETESTGTSQESKATEGDQSASPVTSDSEPQSHDEL